The sequence GTCAGTGGGGAAGCAAAGCAGGCAATGCCAGGACTTTAAGCACATCCCGGACAGGCCAGAGCCGCGTTACAAAGGACCGTACCCCACACCACAGCCAGTCTCCCACCTGAGGAATCCAGACTTCCACCCACACCTCCAAAGTGGGGGCCCGCCTGCCAGCAGCCGTGGACAGTGGGGAGGGCTCTGACCGCCACCTCTCAGTGCATCTGTTCCCAGGACCTCAACCCCCTGAGGGCTCTGCATTGTGAGGGAAATGTCAAGGCACGTCCCTGACAGGGCACGTCCCTGACAAAAGCCGGGGCTGGCCTGTGGCAGGGTGTTGGGGGCACTTCCTGAGGTGCCCTCAGTTGATGCCAGGCGGGCCAGGCCCCTCCTTCAAAGGGGGTTCgctgggcctgtgcaggggcGTGAGGCTTGGGGAGCACTGAGTCTGCTGATAACATGTCTCGTGTTCCCTGTTCGGTGGGTGGACTGTGCCCAGTGACCCGAGGCCGGTGTCCTCCCATCACAGTGCGCGGCCCCCTGCAGCCTGCTTCCACCATCGGCCATCACAACTGCTCTGGCAggccgcccccacccctcagctCCACCACAGATGCCAGAGATGGCACACAGGCGGCACACTCACCTCCTCTGGCCCGTGAGCTGGGAAGCTGACGTCCCAACAGGGACATCCAAGGCCCTAGAACCTACCGTCCCAGCTCCAGGGCTCTggacccctccacccagctccccaggcagagggaaccccTATACTACACTTTCCCCTTCACAGTATGAACCTCAGAGCCTCCCAGCTCAGGAAGCCCCGCTCCCTAAGGTCATGCTGACCAAGCCCCTGCTACGGGCCAGGCGTGAGCCAGCTGGGCAATCCTATCATAGATCATCTCAGGTCAGGTGGCCACAGGGCAGGCATAGACTCTAGAATATATCCATGTGAAGGCAGCGTGCTCTCTCTCAGCGTAGATGCACATGTATAGATAGGTCATCTCTGCATGACTTTTATGCTCCCCTTCGCGCTCCCTCCTGCAGTCATTCTCAGAAGAGCAAGAAGGTTGGTCCGAATAGCCTCCAGCGTGCCAGCCAGTCCTCACTGCCCAAACGTCCCGAGGGCCCCCGAGGCGCTCacaccaggcccaggccaggggcagcACCTTCCTGGATGTGGCCGGACGGGCAGCAAATGCCTGTTTGCTGGATTCCCGAGGAGCCGCTCTGCTGTCTCCGTCTCCGTCTCCGTCTCCCCGCCTGCAGAGGAAGCCGATGGCTGGTTCTTCGGAtccctgtctgtgtctgtgtctgtctccctcGGTCTCCCTCGGTCTCCCTCGGTCTCTCTCCCGacagtgaggcacagagaaggcagGTGCCCACGGACACTCACTCCATCCTCCCGCACTAGCCCCGGCCTGGCCTCCGGGTCTACAGCACAAGCAGCGGCAGCCAGTTCAGCTTCTAGACTACAGAGCCTTCGCATCTTCCTCCCTGAGCAGGAGCGCCCGcaccaggagaggagaggagggaggacacaggcctgggggtcctggccACGCTGAGCACAGGACAGCAACTAGAAACAGGTCCCCAAATACACACCTGGGGgcgggagcagggggcagggcagatgggCGAGAGCAGGGGGCGGCAGTGGGCAGCTGCCTCAGAGCTGGTTAAAGACCACGGAGGCCTTGAGGTTGGCGGGCTCCACGCCCTCGCCGAAGGTGATGAGGAAGTACATGGCCTTGCGGATCTTGGCCAGCTCCGACAGGCGCTCCCCGAATTCCAGGGCGTCGGCCTCGTTCCAATCCATGGCGTCCGAGCCTTCCATGCGCCAGAAGATGGCCGCGGGTTCCAGCAGCTGGCGCGTCATGAGGTTGGTGAGGTCGGGCGTCCAGTTCTGGGAGGTGCCCGTGATGGTGACCTTGCCCGGCTTGTCCAGCAGGACGTCCCAGCGCTCAAACTGCAGCTTCTGCTGCTGGAGGAAGTCCAGGCGGTACACGAACTCCGCCGGCCGCAGCAGCTTCTCCCCGTCCTGGCGCTTCTCCCCGCGCTGCTTCAGGCTCTCCACGCGCAGCCGCATCTGCTTGGTCAGGGCCTCATCCAGGACCAGCGGCATGCTGATCTGCGGCTGCTTCGGCCCGTCCTCGGCCAtggcccaggtgctgctgctgcctctgctgcgGTCCAGGAGCCGAAtgggctggggcctccctgcCCAGGCAAGAGGCCACCAAGGAGGGGCCCCGcccgcccttcctccctcccctcctcctctcccctctcggCCACTGGGCCCTCCCAGCTCCACCCAGTCCTCAAAATGGGGGGTGTATGAGGGCGGGAGTCCCCAAATGCCACCTCTCCACTCCTCGAAGAAGCGGTAATGGAGCACTGCAGGCAGGCGGGAGGGTGACAGGCTCCTCGGGGACCAGATGGCTGATGTCAACTGCTGTG is a genomic window of Myotis daubentonii chromosome 9, mMyoDau2.1, whole genome shotgun sequence containing:
- the OMP gene encoding olfactory marker protein; its protein translation is MAEDGPKQPQISMPLVLDEALTKQMRLRVESLKQRGEKRQDGEKLLRPAEFVYRLDFLQQQKLQFERWDVLLDKPGKVTITGTSQNWTPDLTNLMTRQLLEPAAIFWRMEGSDAMDWNEADALEFGERLSELAKIRKAMYFLITFGEGVEPANLKASVVFNQL